In Halostagnicola kamekurae, the following are encoded in one genomic region:
- the glpB gene encoding glycerol-3-phosphate dehydrogenase subunit GlpB gives MAIESDVLVIGGGLAGVTSAVAAARTGADVRLLSHKKTTLRQASGLADGLGYIPGRSRSDDQSEYLSQERKDFRELRASRDEYQGPLIRPFDGFTALPDDHPYSVLGEDALRSGLSLFDDLVGDTYLGEHTEKNALVPTFGGTIKPTARYPRSVAAGIASDERPMLVVGFRSLTDFDARMVADNLEAADVPFEVTGAEVEFTEQFPADAKVTRYARVLDHDERIGGTPARQALVDAVETSANDVERIGFPALLGDDNAQEVRADLGDRLGADVFEIPTGPPSLPGLRLEDQLYAALDTEGVQYETGCPVVDYETTVETPGKLESVLVERSGRKIPYTAATFVLATGGLVGKGIDSDRDHVYEPVFDCHIPQPSDRYDWFTDDAFGDHLYARFGIEHDTTMRPLDADGNPEFTNLYAAGAVVGGADVAREKSASGVSLATGVVAGRKAAAAISDSSADLKMTKI, from the coding sequence ATGGCGATTGAGAGCGACGTTCTCGTCATCGGCGGTGGGCTCGCCGGCGTCACGAGCGCCGTCGCAGCCGCTCGTACCGGCGCCGATGTCCGCCTGCTCTCTCACAAGAAGACGACACTCCGGCAAGCATCTGGGCTCGCTGACGGACTCGGATACATCCCCGGCCGGTCCCGCTCGGACGACCAAAGTGAGTACCTCTCCCAGGAGCGGAAAGACTTCCGGGAACTACGGGCGAGTCGTGACGAGTATCAGGGACCGCTGATCAGACCGTTTGACGGGTTTACCGCCTTGCCCGACGACCATCCCTATTCGGTTCTCGGAGAAGACGCCCTTCGCTCGGGACTGTCGTTATTCGACGATCTCGTCGGCGACACGTATCTGGGCGAACACACGGAGAAGAACGCGCTCGTTCCGACATTCGGCGGGACGATAAAGCCGACGGCTCGATATCCGCGATCGGTAGCTGCGGGGATTGCCAGCGACGAGCGGCCGATGCTCGTCGTGGGGTTCCGGTCGCTCACTGACTTCGACGCCCGCATGGTCGCGGACAACCTCGAAGCTGCCGACGTTCCGTTCGAGGTAACCGGTGCCGAAGTGGAGTTTACCGAACAGTTCCCCGCTGACGCCAAAGTGACCCGTTATGCGAGGGTGCTCGATCACGACGAGCGCATCGGCGGGACACCTGCACGCCAAGCCTTAGTCGACGCCGTCGAGACTTCCGCCAACGATGTAGAACGTATCGGGTTCCCCGCACTTCTCGGCGACGACAACGCTCAGGAGGTTCGCGCCGACCTCGGTGATCGACTGGGTGCAGACGTGTTCGAGATTCCGACGGGGCCACCGAGCCTTCCTGGACTCCGTCTGGAGGACCAATTATATGCAGCACTGGACACCGAAGGGGTGCAGTACGAGACGGGGTGTCCCGTCGTAGATTACGAGACAACAGTCGAGACACCGGGCAAACTCGAGTCCGTACTGGTCGAGCGGAGTGGTCGAAAGATCCCCTATACGGCCGCGACGTTCGTGCTCGCGACCGGCGGGCTCGTCGGGAAGGGGATCGATTCTGACCGTGACCACGTCTACGAGCCGGTATTCGACTGTCACATCCCGCAACCGTCGGATCGGTACGATTGGTTCACTGACGATGCTTTCGGCGATCATCTCTACGCCCGATTTGGAATCGAACACGATACTACGATGCGTCCGCTTGACGCGGACGGTAATCCAGAGTTTACCAACCTATACGCTGCCGGAGCGGTGGTGGGCGGCGCAGATGTCGCCCGCGAGAAATCCGCTAGCGGTGTTTCGCTGGCGACCGGCGTCGTCGCCGGAAGAAAAGCTGCAGCAGCGATTAGTGACTCGAGTGCCGACTTGAAGATGACGAAAATCTAA